A genomic region of Dreissena polymorpha isolate Duluth1 chromosome 4, UMN_Dpol_1.0, whole genome shotgun sequence contains the following coding sequences:
- the LOC127878562 gene encoding scavenger receptor cysteine-rich type 1 protein M130-like translates to MDKRFMILSYVCFASSVVAASYRRYNLTDKDIRLVGGYSDLEGRVEIRKHGVWGTVCSYGFGVNAANVLCRMLHKDLRSLEYYIDGRYGDGRGPIFYTYLHCLGSEESIYNCSQYSASSCTHSNDIGLMCVGCPNATLETPHGLLEHVNITNFGDVYSGPCMRGLSKQEFMFTCTPLGGWIEHINHCENNDIRDIRLTGKSDYYMEGFVEALIGDTWLPLCGTTIINRNTYYFYSTQTNVLCSKFGMTSKTYSGSMKTLQSPGVILSNCFGNETNVNQCRHFIGHVCQYQTWIACKVSGDTKHNIKTIHLESGSSPYDGRIALYVDNVIGSVCFDSFDYEDAKVVCRMFGFSASSYYLDVHAIVQDRYALIKDLACNGFENHINNCSYIWPSSSNKCLYKPTRVLCVECGRLDVQYGIVQSYDYRTNTVIVRCQTDNPRTVQYICNRNGTWTKETSCRPIQIQEIRLVGINSSLLAGTVEIKINNVWGTIYADELGYNEARALCEMMNYRSYAKIYAGFGPGTGSIHVGSFRCTGSEKNINECVFTNETTWSYAKDAGIICGGYNEKVNITGVRLVNGSSKSNGIVELLHGGVWRSLCGQLYQPDKLCRSLNMTYLRHRCCSKHEHRSGLIYSPRLSCYSTNTYIGECRYDPNRYVDYLTWGYCGGSNILVCSECPQLNVSMGSIVYSDDGATATLLCNEGYFSNITSFRCHGGNWSDNNINCILSPQLNVTHVRLADGSNSNAGRLEIAVKNAYRVAAVYNGSYFGPGSGQIYIDQLDCTSHRNHIKDCYYRKTGICDHSNDVSLVCNECGKLVTVLDDRMFEFSDSNVVMYGDCSFYKSYVGQLRAICDKGTWTTLGNCIEYSKPMNVQSVRLVNGRTHAEGRVEMKVFNTWGTVCSTHFGMKEAEVVCRMMGYLRAQSFAGIGSSGVGTGPIFIDELNCGNDASHINDCEYTTYHNCSHDQDVSVACSDCGNVEIHEGRILTHPVITTVNATLTFSCNEGFEMLGADTITCERTGKWSSSPPTCRKKSNMTVLLAASVSSGTLVVTGIIAVSVFFFKRRRNRTSSNNYRKSIDRCVTTKPNTYLSSVNTVQDGNNQVYVNSGMDSSNEDYVELDDVTPHGRITETER, encoded by the exons TGATACTGTCCTATGTGTGCTTCGCATCGAGTGTAGTCGCCGCTTCATACCGAAGAT ATAACTTAACGGACAAGGATATCCGCCTTGTTGGTGGTTACAGCGATTTGGAAGGACGAGTTGAAATTAGAAAACATGGCGTCTGGGGAACCGTGTGTTCGTATGGTTTTGGTGTGAACGCCGCCAATGTGCTCTGTAGAATGCTGCACAAAGACCTGCG TTCTCTAGAATACTACATCGACGGGCGATATGGTGATGGACGGGGACCTATATTTTATACTTATCTGCATTGTTTGGGTTCAGAAGAATCGATATACAACTGTTCCCAATACAGTGCGTCGTCATGCACACACTCCAATGATATTGGCTTAATGTGCGTCG GTTGTCCAAATGCAACACTCGAAACACCCCATGGCCTGCTTGAGCATGTGAACATAACCAACTTCGGTGATGTGTACAGTGGTCCGTGTATGAGAGGATTATCTAAACAAGAGTTCATGTTTACATGCACCCCATTAGGTGGATGGATTGAACATATTAACCACTGCGAAAATAACG ATATACGTGACATTCGTCTGACTGGTAAAAGTGACTACTACATGGAGGGGTTTGTAGAGGCATTGATAGGTGACACGTGGCTTCCACTATGTGGTACAACGATCATCAACAGGAACACATATTATTTTTACTCTACACAGACAAACGTTCTCTGTTCGAAGTTTGGAATGAC CTCCAAAACATATAGTGGCAGCATGAAAACACTTCAAAGTCCAGGTGTTATCCTATCGAACTGTTTTGGAAATGAGACAAACGTCAATCAGTGTAGACATTTTATAGGACATGTATGTCAGTATCAGACGTGGATCGCATGCAAAG TTTCAGGTGATACTAAGcacaatataaaaacaatccATTTAGAAAGCGGGTCAAGTCCTTATGATGGTCGCATTGCATTATACGTAGATAATGTAATTGGCAGTGTGTGTTTCGACAGCTTTGACTATGAGGATGCGAAAGTCGTTTGCAGAATGTTTGGATTTAG TGCATCATCGTATTACCTCGATGTCCATGCGATTGTGCAAGACCGATATGCACTAATAAAGGATCTTGCATGCAATGGATTTGAAAATCATATCAACAACTGTTCGTATATTTGGCCGAGTTCTTCAAATAAGTGCCTATACAAACCAACTCGTGTTCTATGCGTTG aatgtGGACGCCTCGATGTACAATATGGCATCGTACAGTCATACGACTACAGGACAAACACAGTGATAGTTCGTTGTCAAACTGACAATCCAAGAACAGTTCAATACATATGTAACAGAAACGGAACGTGGACAAAAGAAACATCAT gTAGACCGATACAAATTCAGGAAATACGTCTTGTTGGCATAAATAGTTCTTTATTGGCTGGTACAGTGGAAATAAAGATAAACAACGTTTGGGGAACTATTTATGCTGACGAATTAGGATATAACGAAGCTCGGGCTCTTTGTGAAATGATGAATTACAG GTCTTATGCGAAAATATATGCAGGATTTGGTCCTGGGACCGGTTCAATTCATGTGGGCTCATTTCGATGCACTGGTTCCGAAAAGAACATAAACGAGTGTGTATTTACCAATGAGACAACGTGGAGCTATGCAAAAGATGCCGGTATCATATGCGGAG GCTATAACGAGAAGGTTAATATAACAGGCGTTAGGTTGGTGAACGGATCAAGCAAATCTAACGGAATTGTTGAATTGCTTCACGGCGGTGTTTGGCGTTCGCTGTGTGGGCAATTATACCAGCCAGACAAACTTTGCAGATCGTTGAACATGAC TTATTTACGCCATCGCTGCTGTTCAAAACATGAACATAGAAGTGGATTGATATATAGTCCCCGATTAAGTTGTTACTCAACAAATACCTACATTGGTGAATGCAGATATGACCCAAATCGTTATGTCGATTATCTGacatggggatattgtggtggTTCAAACATACTTGTTTGCTCAG AATGCCCGCAGCTAAATGTGTCTATGGGTAGTATTGTGTACTCTGATGATGGGGCTACCGCTACACTGCTATGTAATGAAggatatttttcaaatataacatcaTTTCGATGTCATGGTGGCAATTGGTCTGacaataatattaattgtattttaa GTCCACAACTCAACGTTACGCATGTACGGCTCGCTGACGGTTCTAACTCAAACGCCGGAAGATTGGAAATAGCTGTCAAAAATGC CTACCGTGTCGCAGCAGTCTACAACGGATCATACTTCGGGCCAGGTTCTGGACAAATCTACATCGATCAACTGGACTGTACATCGCATCGAAACCACATAAAAGATTGTTATTACAGGAAAACGGGAATTTGTGATCACTCAAACGATGTTTCATTGGTTTGCAACG AATGTGGCAAACTTGTCACGGTCCTAGATGACAGGATGTTTGAGTTCAGTGACTCGAACGTAGTTATGTACGGTGATTGTTCATTTTACAAGTCTTACGTCGGTCAGCTGCGCGCGATCTGCGACAAAGGCACGTGGACAACACTTGGGAATTGCATCGAATACA GTAAACCCATGAACGTACAAAGTGTACGTCTTGTGAATGGAAGAACTCATGCTGAGGGGAGGGTCGAGATGAAAGTGTTTAACACATGGGGTACCGTATGCAGTACTCACTTTGGGATGAAGGAAGCAGAAGTGGTTTGCAGGATGATGGGATACCT GCGTGCTCAGTCGTTTGCTGGGATTGGCAGTAGTGGAGTAGGAACTGGTCCTATTTTTATCGACGAGCTTAACTGTGGGAACGACGCCTCTCATATCAACGACTGTGAATACACCACGTACCATAACTGTTCACACGATCAGGATGTGTCTGTGGCTTGTTCTG ATTGTGGCAACGTTGAAATTCACGAAGGTCGCATACTGACCCATCCCGTAATCACAACAGTCAATGCTACGCTAACGTTTTCCTGCAATGAAGGATTCGAAATGCTGGGAGCAGACACCATTACATGTGAACGTACCGGAAAATGGAGCAGTTCACCACCTACGTGCAGGAAGAAAT caaatATGACTGTGTTGCTCGCTGCTTCCGTTTCATCCGGGACCTTAGTCGTTACGGGAATTATAGCTGTGTCCGTGTTCTTCTTCAAGCGAAGAAGAAATCGAACGTCCAGCAACA ATTACAGAAAATCAATAGATAGATGCGTTACGACAAAACCTAATACTTATTT ATCATCAGTTAACACAGTCCAAGATG GAAACAATCAAGTTTATGTTAACTCGGGAATGGACAG ctCCAATGAAGACTATGTTGAATTGGACGATGTAACTCCCCATGGCAGAATTACAG agaCCGAAAGGTAA